The Felis catus isolate Fca126 chromosome X, F.catus_Fca126_mat1.0, whole genome shotgun sequence genome includes a region encoding these proteins:
- the CYSLTR1 gene encoding cysteinyl leukotriene receptor 1 encodes MDGVGNLTVSSASNNMCNDTIDDFRNQVYSTLYSMISVVGFFGNSFVLYVLIKTYHEKSAFQVYMINLAVADLLCVCTLPLRVVYYVHKGIWLFGDFLCRLSTYALYVNLYCSIFFMTAMSFFRCIAIVFPVQNINLVKHKKAKFVCVGIWIFVILTSSPFLMSTSYKDEKNNTKCFEPPQDSQAKNHVLVLHYVSLFVGFIIPFVIIIVCYTMIILTLLKNSMNKNLSSRKKAIGMIIVVTAAFLISFMPYHIQRTIHLHFLHNETKPCDSVLRMQKSVVITLSLAASNCCFDPLLYFFSGGNFRKRLSTIRKHSLSSVTYVPKKKASLPEKEEEICKE; translated from the coding sequence ATGGATGGAGTTGGAAATCTGACAGTTTCTTCTGCCAGTAATAACATGTGCAATGATACCATTGATGACTTCCGCAATCAAGTGTATTCTACCCTGTACTCTATGATCTCCGTCGTGGGCTTCTTTGGCAATAGCTTTGTGCTCTATGTCCTCATAAAAACATATCATGAGAAGTCAGCTTTCCAAGTATACATGATTAATTTAGCAGTAGCAGATCTACTGTGCGTGTGTACACTGCCTCTCCGTGTGGTCTATTATGTTCACAAAGGCATTTGGCTCTTTGGTGACTTTTTGTGCCGCCTCAGCACCTATGCCTTGTATGTCAACCTCTATTGTAGTATCTTCTTTATGACAGCCATGAGTTTTTTCCGGTGCATTGCAATTGTTTTCCCAGTCCAGAACATTAATTTGGTTAAACATAAGAAAGCCAAATTTGTGTGTGTTGGCATTTGGATTTTTGTAATTTTGACCAGTTCTCCATTTTTAATGTCCACATCTtacaaagatgagaaaaacaataCCAAGTGCTTTGAGCCTCCACAGGACAGTCAGGCTAAAAATCATGTTTTGGTCTTGCATTATGTGTCATTGTTTGTCGGatttattattccttttgttATTATAATTGTCTGTTACACAATGATCATTTTAACCTTACTGAAAAATTCAATGAACAAAAATCTGTCAAGCCGTAAAAAAGCTATAGGAATGATCATAGTTGTGACAGCTGCCTTTTTGATCAGCTTCATGCCATATCATATTCAACGCACCATCCACCTTCATTTTTTACACAATGAAACTAAACCCTGTGATTCTGTTCTTAGAATGCAAAAGTCAGTGGTCATAACCTTGTCTCTGGCTGCATCAAATTGTTGCTTTGACCCTCTCCTATATTTCTTTTCAGGGGGGAACTTTAGGAAAAGGCTGTCTACAATTAGAAAGCATTCTTTGTCCAGTGTGACTTATGTACCCAAGAAAAAGGCCTCTTtgccagagaaagaagaagaaatatgtaaagaataa